One segment of Triticum aestivum cultivar Chinese Spring chromosome 2A, IWGSC CS RefSeq v2.1, whole genome shotgun sequence DNA contains the following:
- the LOC123190837 gene encoding programmed cell death protein 2-like yields the protein MAEEVHLGLPGPWAEDYREKADHYTTKIGGVPDWPAEDVGTEAESLQCKLCGTRLCLVAQVYAPLAKLNIEERTLYVLVCPAPKCSPNTQSWKVLRVQKCHTGMQSNDNGDGSVQSKEKVCSNEPTPSCSVGKNNEEENKSSNTNDDDFDLDALAAALEQAATVASNTKKKSKSKRANNVPRKCAVVKEKVNDLSIPVLPCFYIYYDKEQSRGKTSVGSSSYEKLLAEEVMDMGNDEEEKWEGEKYEYDSAPGADRTFLKFKKRLDAYPQQCFRYSCGGSPLLPTTNSQDVGTCKLCGSQRQYELQLMSPLSYFLDQAGDGSSNCAPNAWTWLTLVIYTCSKSCCPSSCCGKQGNCCWGVVEEEIMMQEDEACNA from the exons ATGGCGGAGGAGGTGCATCTGGGCCTGCCGGGGCCGTGGGCGGAGGACTACCGGGAGAAGGCCGACCACTACACCACCAAGATCGGCGGGGTCCCT GATTGGCCAGCCGAGGATGTGGGGACTGAAGCTGAATCACTCCAATGCAAATTGTGTGGAACCAGGCTCTGCCTTGTTGCTCAG GTTTATGCTCCTCTTGCGAAGCTTAACATTGAAGAGAGGACACTGTATGTGCTCGTTTGCCCGGCGCCAAAATGCAGCCCTAACACCCAAAG TTGGAAGGTCCTAAGGGTTCAGAAGTGCCATACTGGTATGCAATCAAATGATAATGGGGACGGGTCAGTCCAAAGTAAAGAAAAGGTTTGCTCAAATGAGCCAACTCCTTCCTGTTCTGTGGggaaaaataatgaagaagaaaaCAAGAGTTCCAACACCAATGATGATGATTTTGATTTAGATGCCTTGGCTGCAGCACTCGAGCAGGCTGCAACGGTGGCATCCAACACAAAGAAGAAAAGTAAATCAAAGCGTGCTAATAATGTCCCTAGAAAATGCGCTGTAGTGAAGGAGAAAGTAAATGACCTGAGTATACCAG TTCTTCCTTGTTTCTATATCTATTACGACAAGGAACAGTCGAGGGGGAAAACCAGTGTAGGTTCTAGTAGCTATGAAAAACTTTTGGCAGAAGAGGTAATGGACATGGGTAATGATGAAGAAGAAAAATGGGAAGGAGAAAAGTATGAATATGATAGTGCTCCTGGGGCCGACAGAACTTTCTTAAAATTTAAGAAACGGTTGGATGCATATCCTCAACAATGCTTTAG GTATTCATGTGGTGGTAGTCCACTGTTGCCTACAACTAACTCACAGGATGTTGGCACATGTAAGCTTTGTGGTTCACAACGTCAATATGAACTTCAACTGATGTCCCCATTATCATATTTTCTCGACCAAGCTGGTGATGGTTCCTCAAATTGTGCACCTAATGCCTGGACTTGGCTGACTCTTGTTATCTACACTTGCTCCAAG AGTTGCTGTCCTTCGTCTTGTTGTGGGAAACAGGGCAATTGCTGCTGGGGAGTAGTGGAGGAGGAGATAATGATGCAGGAGGATGAAGCATGTAACGCGTGA